DNA from Daucus carota subsp. sativus chromosome 1, DH1 v3.0, whole genome shotgun sequence:
ATTTTTGCAAAAATCCAAGAAAATTAAGGGAAAAGAGGAATTTGCAGAAGAAAAAAGTATGGCAGATTAAGAACAAAGTTATTGATACTTTAATTCATCTTGAAGATGGAGACGATGCATACCATTCAAACTCGAACAATCGCCAAAATTTCAAAAAGGAAACCGCCAAAGATTGAAGGAAATGCTAAAGCGTGGAGCCTATTGTTCCCTattataatttatgttaatagatatataaagataaaaatagcaaaaataattaaacagacagattaattatattaattaattaatatagataCATTAATTGTgcttaattaagtttattattatgaattaagtATTTATATATAGAGTAATTTGTAAAAACAATCACTTTCTTAAACAAAAACCCAAAAACACGGCCAAAATTCTTCTTCTGCAACCCCAACCTTTCAGTATAAATAGATCCTCTCATACTCTCACGTTCAAACACGAAAAATATCTTCCAAATCTGTTGTGTGTTTTAGATTGAGTACCTGTGAAGTACTCCGTGAACAAATTCTTGTGtcgaattttctttaattcaaaaaaaaaaatactatagtGATGTTTTCCTCTGCTAGTTCATTGAACCAAGTGGTCATGCATTCTTCTAAATCTCCTGCTCTTCAGGCTCCAAGTTTCCGAACATACACTACTCCTGCTTTCATCAAATTCCAGCACAAAAATCTCTTCAAGCCATCTCTTCCGAATCTTCACTTTTGCAAGGCTTCAAGTCCTGTCCAATCAGTAGAAATCAAGAATGAAATCACCAAAAATGTGGAGGGACATTCTACTGTCACAGCAGCTCAGATGTACAAGGCCATGTTTCTTGACATGGACGTAGTTATTCCTCGAATTTTACCCCAGCTCATCAAATCCATCCAAGTCCTTGAGGGTGATGGTGGTGTTGGTACCATCAAGTACCTTACTTACGGGGAAGGTAACAATTAACTAGATTTTATCAATTTCGGGAAAAATCCGTTAAGAAAAACATTTATTTGTGACTCGATCAGATCCTCGGTATCAAATGTCAAATTGTAACTTATAAGGGTGGGTGTTAGAACttagaataatatatgatcctggtaagccctcctctTAACACCACCTTTAGATTTTGGGAGAATTGATCACTTAACAAACAGTCAGTGGAGGTGCTAAAAAATTATGCCTGATAATATTGTAGTTTTTTTGGGACTTATGAGTAATGTGATATGGATTaatgtttggataaatttaattacttgCAGCGGTGAAGGCCACAAGCATGAAGCAGAAGATAATCATAATGGATGAGGAGGCAATGACATACAGTTACATTGTGATCGGAGGTGATATTTTGCCGGAAAAAGTCGAGTCGGTCACTAATCATTTCACAGTTGTGCCTACTGATGATGGAGGTTGCGTTGTGAAGTTGAGTGTAGTGTTTACACCAGTTGCTGGTGAGATGGTACCGGAAGAGTACATTAAGGAAAGCATTGCCCAGTCGTTTCAGGTATTCAAGGCTACTGAAGCTTACATCCAAGCTGATTAAGATGTGTAATAATGGCGTTTTATTGTATCTGTTCTATGCTGGTGGGAACTCTCACTCATTCAAGGTTTGAATGTCAATGATGAATGAATTATGTTCCTATTTATTGCAATGCAGTTTGCAAGCTGTAAAAGTTAAATGGGCTGTATTGTGCCCTGAGGGCACATATATCACTTGGTCTGGCGTCTGCCCATTATATATGtccaatttgaaaaaatatgcatatcaaaaaaaattaaattgattagatataattttatctcataGATTCAGTGCAATGAGAAATGAgaatgaaattaataaaaaactaataaaaaaagaaagagaggaggctagggtttttttgataaaaataaaaaataaattactagtATTTAATATCACTATAGTAAAAGTGATTGTTAATCAAAAACTAATAAAAGAATACTACTTGAATTATTATTtgcatattaatttataatgaaTAAGGTAACAATactatctttcaaaaaaaagaaagcaatatgtataaataaattattactaTACACATTTAATTGATATCCACTCCAACTGAAGTTTGAGATGAAATTTTAGGTATAACTCAAATAACTTTAGGAATCAAAGAGAATTGATCAGAATACAAATATTAAGAAACCCCTTTTTATCATAGAAAATCAATATTATAGAATTGCAATATTAATCGCAGGGTATCCAAGTTCGACATGATCTCAGCGAAAATTTATGGATACTCCAAGAGTCCAAGTGCCGCAAATAGTcgtttctttattatttttgcacCAACAATACTCAAAGAAAAAAGTACATATCTCGATTtcgattaagaaaaaaaaaatcatgtacTGATTTTCTTATACTTTCGGAAGTTTAATACATGTCATGATATGTCAAAAAAGTTCATGTACTGATTTTTTATGCTTACAGATTTACTGTAGTTTAATTGACATGTTATGATAATGAGACCGTTTgggcaagtttaaaaaaaatattcattgattaaagtaaagaagtgtgttagaagtgagaaataaataagttaataaaatgtttggaaaagaagcacaAGTTCGGAGGGAAAAGCTAAAtttttcagcttcttaaaaatacttctacttatttacccAAACGgttaaaaaaagtagaagcagtTTGGCCTTCTTCAATACAAACAAGCCCAATGTACTACCCCTTTATATACAAGACGGTTAATATTGTGAAGATTTATGACCGATCTTGAAAAGGACGATTGACAAGTTGTACAATACTTAATCACGTACTCCTCCCGTCTTTCCCATTTCTTATTAAATGAATTGAGCACCATTTTTTATCAAATAGTTGGACACGGAGAttaggaaatatatataaattaatgaaaacgagaaagaaaagtgggtgaagtggtgagacccactgatttttaatgtataaaaggaaTATAgcggagtaaaagtagtgtgaaaaggaaagaaaaatggaAAAGTGGTGAGAattattgactatttttggtaatttttgaaatgtaaataattgGATAGGAcacccaaaaaaaaaagtgtaaaaaaaatgGTTGGTACGGGAGTATATATCATTAACTTGGTCAGAATTATAGTTGATCCGGTAAGAGCAACCCCAATGGTGTTACTTATCTTCGacccctaaaatataataaaataatgattacctaaaatataagTAAGCAAAAACTTGTTTTACTCCAATGGTATTCCCTATAATTATCCctatatttggaaaaaaaaaatattttattaaaacttttaCTATGGTGGGGTAGATAAAAAAAGGagggaaaataaaaaatgaaagaaaatgagagagaaagagatgagtTGGAAGAAATATGGGCTCACTTTTCTATCCCTAAAAGAAggggttttgttttctctcacctaaaaattTTAGATAAGGAGAGGATGGTTGGAGTGAAGAATTTTTACTTCGACCCCTATTTTTGTCCACGTAGGCTCATTATAGGTAAGGGAGGTGttcccttggagttgctctaagagcATTCCCATTGGCATCCCCATATAGGgatttcttaactttttaccAAAATTGAAGCTCCATCCGAAACCCTAAAATAGGGTTTAGTTTTAGGGACAAAAACTAAAACCCCATATTTGGGGACTCACTGTGCATTCCCCATTcccttttctttcattttttagttttatttttgggtGTAATTGATTAGATAGTAAATGAAAGTGAGagaaagaaataatataaaaaggaaTATAGGGATGGGGTAAGACAGGATGAGGAATGAGATGtaaaagatttttaaattaatgaagATAATTTTGGGGAATTACTAAATTTAGTAAGAATATAGGGATAGGGATGAGGTACCCAATGTGAATGCTCTAAATGAgcattttttttgtcataagataCTTTCTCGTATAACGAGGAGTACAATAGCCGCAGTCAGGAGTTTTTTTCGTTCAGGAAAGTTTATTATCTAATCCTCGGACATGCAGAGATGACCGAGAACActagacaataaagctttaaTGTTCGACAAGAAAACACTGTAAGAGGTCTCGCTGTCATTATTTCCTCCATTCTCtgaaaaatacaatacaaaaaaCATTATAAGGTCATGCCgacaataaaattagaaaattaattaaaatgacaGATGAAAAGGGTCAAAAAccataattaaattaaagaaataaGATAAGAATATAATAGGGTTAATAAACAAAAAGATCACTCAACTCATGGCCAACTTGCAATTggatcactgaactcaaaaaatttgcaaacggatcacagaactagatttaaattgcagtcaactcactgaaccAATAAAAGGCTGTATTTAGGTCACTATGCCGTTAAGTATGAGTTGACTTTAATGGAATTcgttagaaaaattaaaaaactttgaaaaaagtataaaaatttgaattttatagaaaaaattgagaacttaaaaaaaatcagaaacttttgaaaaaactttcaaaaatatgtaattttttgaaaaatatgaaaaaatgtaaaaacttcaaaaaaaattgaaaatttgaaattttaaaacttcgataaaatttggaaatttggaaaaaattctgaatttttttaatttaaaaaatttaggtgtatttttgaatttccagattttttttattttttaaaaaaattcaaaaaatatttttggaagattttacatttttttcatatttttttaaaattccatatttcaaagttttttcaaaattttcagattttttttaagctttcagaatttttaagaaaatcaatttttttttaatattttttctagagttttttttattattttttaacggattccgttaaagtcaaccgATACTTAACGACACACTGACCTAAATGCaagtttttattagttcagtgagttgactgcaaattaaatttagttatgTGACtcgtttgcaaactttttgagtttaaCTTTTTGAGTTaaacaaatcataaaaaatctacaccaaagagataagagatctctttggttagatacataataaaataaatttcatcTGAAAATAACTGAcatatataataacaaatatttaaaataagaaaatacaGTTTGGATATGGAAAACATAGTTAAaatatgggtttgtctagtgtgtgtccatgggcacatgctaagcacggaaactcataaatttggtgtgtttttaTTGGTGtgattgatgtgaatgcagggggccatcattattaaaggagtgtaagccaatcaaaacatagaaaaactatcaaattttgtgcttattgtgtgcccattggcacacactagaaaaaccgttaaaaTATATCTAgtcaaatataaaacaaaatcttGGCAAAACAAATGTATCAAGATTATAGCTAATTATCATTATCAACGCAATACAGGTTTGGTATACACCGATCAATCAACCAACCATTAATGACGCAATAATACCTCATTAAGGCACAATAAATTTGGTATACACCAATTAATCCATCAACCATTAATGGCGCAATAATACCTCATTAAGGCACAATAAATCCATATACCCCATGAATTATGAAATTCAGGTACAATAATcagcaataaaaatatttaaattaaggcATGTAGTGAAAGTCAAATTCCAAATTTGagcaaatttaaaaagaatcaacttgtcattcaaaaaataaaattaatatctacAATTACTATTACTAAAATCAACCTAtccaaaatttcaaaacttaaAACTAAATCATGCAACAAAAATAGTCAATCAGAATAATCAATGGGCACTAATTTAGTCACCCCTACGCTACCTCCGTTATCACCGTCCATGAATCTCCATTACCACCGTCCAAGAAATTGCAAACATTCATCAAGAACACTAGCGAAAAACTAATACTCAAAAAGAGGATACTGAACAAAGTATAACTAATCGAATAAATGTAAGTAGATTACACAAATTCAATCTTCTCAAAATCGGACAAAAAAGATAGAAATGACAATATACCACCGAAAAAATCAAAACCTACATAATAACATTTAACAGACCACTTCAAAACGCCCAAGAAACATAACATATACTAAAATTATAACTATTTAAATCTTGACATACTGAAAGATTCTTATCCGACACGGGCTCATTAATGTTCCATCTTAGTTTTCCctaaaatgaagaatctttattttcatttgtcGATGTCTTTTTGtgtaataaaaaagaaattaatttaaattcaaaaaaattctgaattattttttccgttgacttaattttattttaaaaacaattttgatAAAAGATATtcataagtcataaattactcataaataatttttatttttattaatatatttttaataactcataaattattaataagtcaaaattatgcAAAAAGACATTTTAACCACCCAGCTTATCATATTAAGATCGGcttaatttaaaattgtgaCTTGTGACCTAAAGTGAACTAAGGTGATATCTTTTGAGTTTATTGTTTggctaatttttatttattaataacttaCATGTTACtaaattgtaataataaaaataagaaaaatttatGGTAAGTTACGATTTATAGCTAGGTGaacttaatttatcaaaaataatttatgtcataaaaaaatatttcaaattaacttctgattttaagttgacttaattttgattttaaatcaatttttaactTATTACAT
Protein-coding regions in this window:
- the LOC108212729 gene encoding ribonuclease 1, with protein sequence MFSSASSLNQVVMHSSKSPALQAPSFRTYTTPAFIKFQHKNLFKPSLPNLHFCKASSPVQSVEIKNEITKNVEGHSTVTAAQMYKAMFLDMDVVIPRILPQLIKSIQVLEGDGGVGTIKYLTYGEAVKATSMKQKIIIMDEEAMTYSYIVIGGDILPEKVESVTNHFTVVPTDDGGCVVKLSVVFTPVAGEMVPEEYIKESIAQSFQVFKATEAYIQAD